From a region of the Butyrivibrio sp. AE3004 genome:
- a CDS encoding glycosyltransferase family 2 protein, translating to MIDNLLHKIASMQIKYNEVSEELSELFESVSPWMQQISQEPVKKIETDDLPNIDDSYVGQNLIGHVLNYKSIIPASVPKLGNIVLHVITDDANDIELLEGRISSFPYITDAIISTSDLQIREKAKNSFNESRSISNVEIRIIPAEGNMEQYFTDLYSTLTDRFGYILQFDFSGQTQMQRNIMNDLCGNELMFRQFMNLLDSDRNVGAIVPSSIVAEANGRGWIHVGTTFFALTSQLLECKRMPLGISRKSIENGYHIALSDFGERKVYFDSDERYYSSCFSYNADELSEDIRGKYEEYFFDVEDVLIDMRTGIIRNDIWDLLVKLLDAQREIKLIYHKQRDKNGTVYSQIIAKDKRLKSRIIVIESNDDLDIRSVTDKKELIYFTNGIVSIVNYDGLDIVAIPEVDMMMSWTNSYKDISSDKNSVEYYLMHYYCAKYIFNSPFAISESREISLDERNQFLQMINEMLMAAPGITDENLKSLVSKINYKGTLGKMISLLFGKSLPKEFGMIKTKLPGDSAIIEEFIDDYIQAGDLAEKYDGIKDSELREYLRENNIDSKISFEDINTICEDIKSLSLKSYSFAIDNRYADYNNWYHEVEPKKKELQEQREYHFEYKPLYSIVIPVYRTKEVYLRRLLDSITMQTYGNFEVCIADASEYEKGSDWKHGEPRTVLKEYSEKDTRIRFEILEKNNGISLNTNAAISMAKGDYVVFADHDDELTVNALFEFTKAINENPWIEFIYSDEDKVDKTSEEFSYPHFKPDFSMSLLESNNYICHLMGIKRSLLEEISENNNGTVIYERKEFDGAQDYDLILRCCEKALSNEASMVKDIVAGNYKGDDGDAFINTVNKLTNEGRYVSLKIHHVPKVLYHWRVYELSTAGGVEDVKPYTVEAGRKALSEHYKRLDIKVSEIQDGVSNNVYHTIYENNNPLVSVIIPSKDHTNDLDKIIRSALHGSYKNIEIIVVENNSTEDETWEYYKNIQKEFSNVKIVYYKGGFNYSKLNNFGVGYASGEYYLFQNNDTEMISEESITEMVGIVQRRDVGIVGARLLYDDDTIQHAGIVVGMCGIASNTFVGIGSDQTYFNYGMFLRDYSAVTAASFMVKKEDYDAVNGFSEDLAVAFNDVDFCLKVRSLGKKVVYNPYALFYHYESKSRGSDERPERIEQFHQEIILFAKKWPEIIKAGDPYYNQNLTLLTEDFGLKVLSRETIGKPCYNELLTDIILETGA from the coding sequence ATGATAGATAATTTATTACATAAAATTGCATCGATGCAGATAAAATATAACGAAGTAAGCGAGGAATTATCTGAACTATTTGAATCTGTTTCTCCCTGGATGCAACAGATTTCTCAAGAACCTGTAAAAAAAATCGAGACCGATGATCTGCCGAATATTGATGATAGTTATGTTGGTCAGAATCTTATAGGCCATGTTCTGAACTATAAGTCCATTATTCCTGCATCGGTACCTAAATTAGGGAATATTGTACTTCATGTTATTACAGATGATGCCAATGATATAGAGCTATTGGAAGGCAGAATAAGCAGCTTTCCGTATATAACGGATGCGATTATTTCAACATCTGATTTACAGATTCGTGAAAAAGCAAAAAACAGTTTTAACGAATCAAGAAGTATTAGTAATGTTGAAATTCGTATTATCCCTGCTGAAGGTAATATGGAGCAGTATTTTACTGATTTATATAGTACATTGACTGATCGTTTTGGGTACATTCTACAATTTGATTTTTCCGGACAAACTCAGATGCAAAGAAATATTATGAATGATCTTTGCGGTAATGAGTTAATGTTCAGGCAATTTATGAACTTACTGGATTCGGATAGAAATGTTGGAGCTATAGTGCCATCAAGTATTGTAGCTGAGGCAAATGGACGGGGCTGGATACATGTAGGAACTACATTTTTTGCTTTGACATCACAATTACTTGAATGTAAAAGAATGCCTCTTGGAATTTCGCGTAAATCTATTGAAAATGGATACCATATCGCATTAAGTGATTTTGGTGAAAGAAAAGTATATTTTGATAGCGATGAAAGGTACTATTCATCATGCTTTTCTTATAATGCAGATGAACTTTCCGAGGATATCCGGGGAAAATATGAAGAGTATTTCTTTGATGTTGAAGATGTTTTGATCGATATGAGAACCGGTATTATTCGTAATGATATTTGGGATTTGCTTGTAAAGCTTTTGGATGCTCAGCGAGAGATAAAACTAATATATCATAAGCAACGGGATAAAAACGGAACTGTTTATTCACAGATAATTGCAAAGGATAAAAGGCTTAAGAGCAGAATAATTGTAATTGAAAGCAATGATGATTTAGATATACGATCTGTAACAGATAAAAAAGAATTGATCTATTTCACAAATGGAATTGTCAGCATTGTTAACTATGATGGTTTGGATATAGTCGCTATTCCTGAAGTGGATATGATGATGTCATGGACAAACAGCTATAAGGATATATCTTCGGATAAGAATTCGGTTGAATATTATCTGATGCATTATTATTGTGCCAAATATATATTTAATTCCCCATTTGCTATCAGTGAGAGCAGAGAAATTTCTTTAGATGAAAGAAATCAGTTCCTGCAAATGATTAACGAAATGCTGATGGCAGCTCCGGGAATTACTGATGAAAATCTTAAGTCTTTGGTTTCTAAGATTAACTATAAGGGAACACTTGGAAAAATGATTTCCCTCCTATTTGGTAAATCATTACCTAAGGAGTTTGGGATGATTAAAACTAAACTTCCGGGAGATTCTGCAATAATTGAAGAATTCATAGATGATTATATACAGGCTGGAGATTTGGCTGAAAAATATGATGGCATAAAGGATTCTGAATTAAGGGAGTACCTTAGGGAAAATAATATTGATTCCAAGATTTCATTTGAAGATATCAATACAATTTGCGAAGACATTAAGTCGTTGTCTCTGAAATCTTATTCATTTGCGATTGATAATAGATATGCTGACTATAATAACTGGTATCATGAAGTTGAACCCAAAAAGAAGGAACTTCAGGAACAGAGAGAGTATCACTTCGAGTATAAACCATTGTATTCAATAGTAATTCCGGTTTATAGGACAAAAGAAGTGTATCTGCGCAGGCTTTTGGATTCAATTACAATGCAGACATATGGGAATTTTGAAGTATGCATTGCTGATGCAAGTGAATATGAAAAAGGCTCTGACTGGAAGCATGGAGAACCCAGGACAGTATTAAAGGAATATTCAGAAAAGGATACCAGAATCAGATTTGAGATATTAGAAAAGAATAATGGAATATCTTTAAATACCAATGCTGCGATCAGTATGGCTAAGGGCGATTATGTGGTCTTTGCAGATCATGATGATGAACTTACCGTAAATGCATTATTTGAGTTTACAAAGGCTATAAATGAGAATCCATGGATTGAATTCATATATTCTGATGAAGATAAAGTCGATAAGACTTCGGAAGAGTTTTCATATCCACATTTTAAGCCTGATTTTAGTATGTCCCTACTTGAAAGTAATAACTATATATGCCATCTTATGGGAATTAAGAGATCATTACTGGAAGAGATTTCCGAAAATAATAATGGTACTGTGATATATGAGAGAAAAGAATTTGATGGTGCGCAGGACTATGATCTGATATTAAGATGCTGTGAGAAGGCTTTAAGTAATGAAGCTTCAATGGTAAAAGATATAGTAGCCGGTAATTATAAAGGCGATGATGGGGATGCTTTCATAAATACAGTTAATAAGCTTACCAATGAAGGCAGATATGTTTCATTAAAGATTCATCATGTTCCTAAGGTTTTATATCATTGGCGTGTATATGAACTGTCAACAGCAGGTGGTGTGGAGGACGTAAAGCCATATACTGTTGAAGCCGGTAGAAAAGCATTGTCTGAACATTATAAGAGATTGGATATCAAAGTAAGTGAGATACAGGATGGTGTAAGCAACAATGTTTATCATACGATTTATGAAAACAATAATCCGTTAGTATCAGTGATAATTCCCAGTAAAGATCATACTAATGATCTGGATAAGATTATTCGATCAGCATTGCACGGAAGTTACAAGAATATAGAGATCATTGTTGTGGAAAATAATTCAACAGAGGATGAGACTTGGGAATACTATAAAAATATTCAAAAAGAGTTTAGTAACGTTAAAATCGTTTATTACAAAGGTGGATTTAATTACTCTAAGTTGAATAATTTCGGAGTTGGGTATGCAAGCGGCGAATACTATTTGTTCCAAAATAATGACACAGAAATGATTTCTGAAGAGTCTATAACTGAAATGGTAGGCATTGTTCAGCGCAGGGATGTTGGTATTGTTGGTGCCAGATTGTTGTATGATGATGATACTATTCAACATGCGGGAATAGTTGTCGGAATGTGTGGAATTGCCTCAAATACATTTGTGGGAATAGGATCAGATCAGACATACTTTAATTATGGAATGTTCCTGCGAGATTATTCAGCGGTAACTGCAGCCAGCTTTATGGTGAAAAAAGAAGATTATGATGCAGTGAATGGATTTTCAGAAGATCTTGCGGTGGCGTTTAATGACGTTGATTTTTGCCTAAAGGTAAGAAGTCTTGGCAAAAAAGTTGTTTATAATCCATACGCATTATTTTATCATTATGAGTCTAAGTCCAGAGGATCTGATGAAAGACCTGAGAGAATTGAGCAGTTTCATCAGGAAATAATCCTTTTTGCTAAAAAATGGCCTGAAATAATAAAAGCAGGAGATCCATATTACAATCAGAATCTTACATTGTTGACAGAAGATTTTGGATTAAAAGTTCTGAGTAGAGAAACAATTGGAAAACCATGCTATAATGAACTGCTTACAGATATAATATTGGAAACAGGTGCCTAA